The following coding sequences lie in one Xiphophorus maculatus strain JP 163 A chromosome 4, X_maculatus-5.0-male, whole genome shotgun sequence genomic window:
- the LOC102227987 gene encoding ribonuclease P protein subunit p25-like, which produces MFTGCGVFSGHNQCLANNNVKPQPGLEVKRPNQTANGLNPGTCPFYQGQTYTSAVMQPAVFNSDSNPLKPSALPASPTAVKLGQEGFKKVGRIEEDSPCPFPGLAAGVLEMRVKEGSKIRNLMGFAMARMQGEKTGSAVGGTVTGLRQVVFTGSGRAVTKTITCAEIMKRKVGCLHQMTKLRYKVVKEVWESNQGAASEMTVHRTVPSISILLSKDPLDPQEPGYQPPETLSALWEDRAGTEPSAQTTYKRPLGQLPYSGFPHCKKLCLEEEVSVLPPN; this is translated from the coding sequence ATGTTTACGGGATGTGGAGTGTTTAGTGGCCATAACCAGTGCTTGGCTAACAACAATGTCAAACCCCAACCAGGACTGGAGGTAAAGAGACCAAACCAAACTGCCAATGGACTAAATCCGGGGACGTGCCCCTTTTATCAGGGTCAAACTTACACAAGCGCTGTAATGCAGCCAGCAGTGTTCAACAGTGATTCTAATCCGCTAAAACCTTCAGCGTTGCCAGCTTCTCCAACAGCAGTTAAACTAGGCCAGGAAGGTTTCAAAAAAGTTGGCCGCATTGAGGAGGACAGCCCCTGTCCCTTTCCAGGTCTGGCTGCTGGGGTGCTGGAGATGCGCGTCAAGGAGGGTAGCAAGATTCGCAACCTAATGGGATTTGCTATGGCTCGGATGCAAGGAGAAAAGACTGGAAGTGCGGTGGGTGGAACCGTTACCGGGCTCAGGCAGGTTGTCTTTACTGGGTCAGGTCGCGCGGTCACAAAGACGATAACTTGTGCTGAGATTATGAAACGAAAAGTGGGCTGCCTGCATCAGATGACCAAGCTAAGGTACAAAGTGGTGAAAGAAGTGTGGGAGAGCAACCAGGGGGCGGCATCTGAGATGACAGTGCACAGGACTGTACCTTCCATCAGCATCCTTCTTTCTAAGGATCCTCTGGATCCACAAGAGCCAGGTTATCAGCCTCCAGAGACTCTAAGTGCATTGTGGGAGGACAGAGCAGGGACTGAGCCTTCAGCACAAACAACATACAAGAGACCTCTTGGACAATTGCCATACAGCGGCTTCCCTCACTGTAAGAAGCTGTGCTTGGAGGAAGAGGTCTCAGTCCTTCCTCCTAACTGA